In a single window of the Candidatus Kaiserbacteria bacterium genome:
- the typA gene encoding translational GTPase TypA, with amino-acid sequence MSKETRNIAIIAHVDHGKTTLTDAIMRQTGAVTDTTVTMDSNSLEQERGITIYAKNASIEYKGTKINIVDTPGHADFGSEVERVLRSIDSVLLVVDAQEGPMPQTRFVLKKSLELGLKPIVIINKIDKPAADPHKAEEQVLELFLELGANDEQANFTTVYAIGRQGIAKRKLDDESTDLSPLLDTIIEKVEPAKGYSEGEVLRAQVFNLGYDNFLGRLAIARIYEGEIKSSQNVFILHNGQAPRRGKVTKLFTFKGIERVESDIAYAGDIVILAGFPDINIGETLSDIEAAQPLDAIAVDQPTIALDFVVNNSPFAGREGKYVTTRQIRGRLEKELEINVGLKVDFEGSGDSCKVYGRGEMHISILLENMRREGYELQVSQPQAIIEEREDGKYEPFEEVTVDIPSEYQGAVIEKLGRRAFIMQDMIMHENQVRLILEGPTRGLLGYKGQFIIDTRGEGILCSRVIGFRPYAGEIKKRQAGSMVSMAAGKALGFSLWNLQDRGQLYIGPSVEVYEGMVIGNTSKGEEMMVNPTKGKQLSNVRSSGTDEALTLVPHRELSIELGLEIMSDDEYLEVTPKSTRLRKQVLRETERVKSRR; translated from the coding sequence ATGAGCAAAGAAACACGAAACATAGCGATTATCGCACACGTAGACCATGGCAAAACTACGCTCACTGACGCTATCATGCGCCAGACTGGTGCCGTGACCGACACCACGGTAACCATGGACTCCAACTCACTTGAGCAGGAGCGCGGTATTACCATATATGCAAAGAATGCATCTATTGAGTACAAGGGTACCAAAATTAACATTGTGGATACCCCAGGTCACGCTGACTTTGGTTCTGAGGTAGAGCGCGTACTTCGCTCTATTGACTCAGTACTTCTCGTGGTAGACGCGCAGGAAGGCCCTATGCCGCAGACTCGTTTCGTGCTCAAGAAATCTCTCGAACTCGGCCTCAAGCCTATAGTCATTATCAATAAAATTGATAAGCCTGCTGCAGACCCACACAAAGCAGAGGAACAAGTGCTCGAACTCTTCCTTGAACTCGGTGCGAATGACGAGCAAGCCAACTTTACTACCGTATACGCTATTGGCCGACAGGGAATTGCAAAGCGCAAGCTTGATGATGAATCTACAGACCTTTCACCACTTCTCGATACTATTATAGAAAAAGTTGAACCAGCAAAAGGATACTCTGAGGGTGAGGTACTCCGTGCACAGGTCTTCAACCTCGGGTACGACAACTTCCTTGGACGTCTCGCTATTGCCCGTATTTACGAAGGTGAAATCAAGAGTAGTCAAAACGTTTTTATTCTCCACAACGGCCAAGCGCCTCGAAGAGGAAAAGTGACAAAGCTTTTTACATTCAAAGGCATTGAACGTGTAGAATCGGATATCGCGTATGCTGGAGATATCGTGATACTTGCTGGTTTCCCTGATATCAATATTGGAGAAACATTGAGCGATATAGAAGCGGCACAGCCACTTGATGCTATTGCAGTAGATCAACCAACCATTGCACTTGATTTTGTGGTTAACAACTCACCATTTGCTGGACGTGAAGGAAAGTATGTCACCACACGTCAGATTCGTGGACGACTTGAAAAGGAACTTGAAATAAATGTTGGGCTCAAAGTAGATTTTGAGGGAAGTGGCGACTCATGCAAGGTGTATGGTCGTGGTGAAATGCACATTTCGATTCTTCTCGAAAACATGCGCCGCGAGGGATACGAACTTCAAGTATCACAACCACAGGCTATTATCGAGGAACGTGAAGATGGTAAGTATGAGCCATTTGAAGAAGTGACGGTTGATATCCCGAGTGAGTATCAGGGGGCAGTGATTGAAAAGCTCGGTCGTCGTGCATTCATCATGCAGGACATGATTATGCATGAAAACCAAGTACGACTTATTCTCGAAGGCCCAACACGTGGACTCCTTGGATACAAAGGACAATTCATTATTGATACACGCGGAGAGGGAATTCTTTGTTCACGAGTGATTGGTTTCCGCCCCTATGCAGGTGAAATTAAAAAGCGTCAGGCTGGCTCGATGGTTTCTATGGCTGCAGGAAAGGCACTCGGCTTCTCACTCTGGAACTTGCAGGATCGTGGACAACTTTATATTGGCCCTTCAGTAGAAGTGTACGAAGGTATGGTGATTGGTAATACCTCAAAAGGCGAAGAAATGATGGTAAATCCAACAAAGGGCAAGCAACTTTCAAATGTTCGCTCTTCGGGTACCGACGAAGCACTTACTCTCGTCCCCCACAGAGAACTCTCGATTGAACTCGGCCTTGAAATTATGTCTGATGATGAATATCTCGAAGTGACACCGAAGTCAACTCGTTTGCGTAAACAGGTTTTGAGGGAAACAGAACGAGTAAAATCTCGACGTTAG
- a CDS encoding GIY-YIG nuclease family protein, which translates to MWLVYMIRCSDGSLYTGATTDVERRFKEHKEGKVGAKYTKAKIPISVVYVESCASRSEAQVREHQLKKLKKEEKETLVKSQGARKKKKSQGARKKKK; encoded by the coding sequence ATGTGGTTGGTATACATGATTCGCTGTAGCGATGGGTCACTCTATACGGGAGCGACGACTGATGTGGAGCGTCGCTTTAAAGAGCACAAAGAGGGGAAGGTAGGGGCGAAGTATACGAAGGCTAAAATTCCCATAAGTGTGGTGTATGTGGAGTCCTGTGCCTCGCGGAGCGAGGCACAGGTGCGCGAACATCAACTCAAGAAACTAAAAAAAGAAGAAAAAGAAACACTCGTGAAATCACAGGGAGCAAGAAAGAAAAAGAAATCACAGGGAGCAAGAAAGAAAAAGAAATGA
- a CDS encoding phosphomannose isomerase type II C-terminal cupin domain gives MDTTPSVCDTLQKILKELRERDDVDEIIFTKGGDRFAYEIPERAILEKYGVQIVDGLGAKTHNSSSYVQNIANKADEADITKKIAEMPAEYREEEYIEVGARPWGVYYVLEDKPQFKVKKIIVNPGARLSLQSHEHRSEHWVVVSGVASVEIREKQDPSHIGHRIIRENESCFVPKDHIHRLSNAHTDPLVIIEVQSGKYTGEDDIKRYEDDYKRS, from the coding sequence ATAGACACTACACCAAGTGTCTGTGATACATTGCAAAAAATACTCAAAGAACTTCGTGAACGTGATGATGTTGATGAAATTATATTTACAAAAGGTGGTGATAGATTTGCATACGAGATTCCAGAGCGCGCTATTCTTGAAAAATATGGTGTTCAAATTGTCGATGGTCTCGGCGCAAAGACTCACAATAGTTCATCATATGTTCAAAATATCGCCAACAAAGCAGATGAGGCAGACATAACCAAAAAGATTGCAGAAATGCCTGCTGAGTATCGCGAGGAAGAGTACATTGAAGTCGGCGCACGACCATGGGGAGTGTATTACGTACTCGAGGACAAGCCACAGTTCAAGGTAAAAAAGATTATTGTAAACCCTGGTGCACGACTAAGTCTTCAGAGTCATGAACACCGAAGTGAACATTGGGTGGTTGTTTCGGGAGTAGCGAGTGTAGAAATTCGTGAAAAGCAGGATCCATCACACATCGGACACCGAATCATTCGAGAGAATGAAAGTTGTTTTGTCCCAAAAGACCACATCCACCGCCTCTCAAATGCTCATACCGACCCCCTCGTCATTATTGAAGTGCAGTCAGGTAAATATACTGGAGAGGATGATATCAAGCGGTACGAGGATGACTACAAGCGCTCATAA
- a CDS encoding L,D-transpeptidase, with the protein MPHTTYEETIVRKSNVLQYILILFVLSFSHATSAVEESLVSEANSVIKEAVEDSTSATHFDVETIPDGFSISVGKAQSICYFRNGVPLHCAKISSGAQGHRTPTGYFSIKSKEFMHYSRRYKDQKGRPAPMPRSMHFHEHYFIHEGKLPGHPASHGCIRVANGDAKKFFHLGQVGDPVVITM; encoded by the coding sequence TTGCCACACACTACTTACGAGGAGACTATCGTGCGCAAGTCCAATGTTCTTCAGTACATTTTGATTTTGTTTGTTCTTAGTTTCAGCCACGCCACCTCTGCTGTCGAGGAGTCACTGGTATCTGAAGCAAATTCTGTTATCAAAGAAGCTGTTGAGGATTCTACCTCCGCAACACATTTTGATGTTGAGACGATACCGGATGGATTCTCAATCTCAGTCGGCAAAGCTCAAAGTATTTGCTACTTCAGAAATGGTGTACCGCTCCACTGTGCGAAAATCTCTAGTGGGGCGCAGGGCCACAGAACCCCCACTGGGTACTTCAGTATAAAGAGCAAGGAGTTCATGCATTATTCGCGCAGATATAAGGACCAGAAAGGGAGGCCTGCTCCGATGCCGCGGAGTATGCATTTCCACGAACATTACTTCATCCACGAAGGAAAGTTGCCTGGACATCCAGCCTCGCATGGCTGCATCAGGGTAGCGAATGGTGATGCAAAAAAGTTCTTTCATTTGGGGCAAGTGGGCGACCCTGTAGTTATCACTATGTGA